The genome window CAGCTCCACGGCGGTCCCCGTGCTCGTCTATCATCGGTTCGGACCCGTCGCGGCGGATCGCATGACCGTTACGGTTTCCCTTTTCGAGTCGCACCTGAGGTATCTGCACGACCACGGGTATCGGGTCATTACCGTTCGGGAGCTGGTGCGTCATCACCTGACCGGAATGGCGGAGGTCGGCCCTCGCTCCGTAGCGATCACGGCGGATGACGGCCATCGTTCCGTTTACGGCCACATGGCTTCTCTGGCCCGGAAGTATCGAATTCCGGTCACGCTCTTCGTCTACCCGTCGGCGATCAGCAACGCGGAATACGCGCTCACGTGGGAACAGCTTCTGGAGCTCAAGGACACCGGGCTTTTCGACGTCCAATCGCATTCGTACTGGCACCCCAACTTCAAAGACGAAAAACGAAAGCTGAGTTCGGCCGAGTACCGGAAGTTCGTCGACATGCAGTTGCGGAAGTCAAAGGCGGTGCTGGAGACGAAGCTCGGCGCCAAAGTCGATATGCTCGCGTGGCCCTTTGGCATCTACGATGACGAGTTGGTCGCCAGAGCCGTGGAGGCCGGCTACGGCGCCGGTTTTACCCTCGCTGGCCGTCACGTAAGATCGTCCGATCCAGTCATGGCGTTGCCGCGCTACCTCGTCCAGCAGGAGCACGGAGCAAAGGCGTTCGCCGAAATCCTGGCGGG of Candidatus Zixiibacteriota bacterium contains these proteins:
- a CDS encoding polysaccharide deacetylase family protein, with the translated sequence MTVTVSLFESHLRYLHDHGYRVITVRELVRHHLTGMAEVGPRSVAITADDGHRSVYGHMASLARKYRIPVTLFVYPSAISNAEYALTWEQLLELKDTGLFDVQSHSYWHPNFKDEKRKLSSAEYRKFVDMQLRKSKAVLETKLGAKVDMLAWPFGIYDDELVARAVEAGYGAGFTLAGRHVRSSDPVMALPRYLVQQEHGAKAFAEILAGRREHRERGYRQ